The genomic interval TGAAGTTATGTAGATAAGACCCCTACCCCTTAATTATAAAGCATATATAATTTGATACCTGCTCAGCTGGAGACATTAAGCTAAACAAGCACATACAACTATAATTATCGTCTTACTGTCACTGAGTACAATGACAATACATGTATGCTATTTATATAACAGTAAGGACTCAGTAGCCAGGCTGTAGAATGTCTTGTATGAATATCTTGTGAATAACAAACTAGCACTCTAACGTAACCCCTGTATACAACTGTGAGCTACTGGATATCTAATGCAATGCCCCTTTGGGCCATATTAACTCAAAAAATAATCACAGAAGTTTGCAGACTGTTGAAACATTTCCACTGCCCCTCAGAATCTGTCTCTGATGTGCACAGTCGCTGCACTTGTTACTGTCACAGCTGCATGCATCAAGCACACCAAATCTTCCCTGCAGCATTTGCATCTCCTTGTTGCACAGGTACTCACACCTACACTGCACAAAGGTGAGGCTGGCTACTGGAATAggccatacccctaataatttttgatGCCCTTTTCTCAATTccagtatcttttttgagaaggggtgactatatctgcatgcagtattctagATGTTGGTGTACTGTgaatttatataaaggcaatatattttccgtcttatctatcccttaatgattcccaatattgtttgcttttttgactgctgctgcacattgagtggatattttcaaagaattatccataatgactccaagatctgtcttgagcggtaacagctaatttagaccccattttatatatagttgggattgtcTTCCAGTGAGCACTACTTTGcagttatcaacattgaattttggTGTGTGCATCTTTGTGAGAGCTCCTTTTAGTCATGCATGTTGTTGCATGTGTGATGTCTACAAAAAAAAGTGAGATCCCTTTATCTATTAGCagactgctttggacttaactatcttgagtagttttgtatcatgtgcaaattttgccacctcactcttttgCCACCCCTTTTATGaatgttgaacaggactggtcccTGTACTGACcttaggggacaccactatttacctctccattctgaaaactgaccatttattcctaccctttgtttctggtcttttaaccagttactgatccatgaaaggaccttccctcttctccaatgactgcttactttgcttaagagactttggtgagggatcttgtgaaatttaagtacactatacttgtccacatgcttgttgaccccctcaaagaatgcctatagattggtcaggcatgatttccttttacaaaagctgtgaCTCAGACCCAACAAACAATGTTCatctatgtctgataattctgtgtTTTACtatatttcaaccagtttgcccagtgctGAAGTTATGCTTGCCAtgctcacctctggagcctttttttaaaatgggtgttacattagctctcctccagtaGTTATGTAGTCAGTTCCCCCTTGTGCCTCCTGAGAAGGGATTTGAGCAGGCAACTGCTATCTCCCCAGTGAGTGCCCTAATTGCTGCACTAAGGGACAGTCTGATGTCAGTTGCTTGTATTCTGctgttgaagctcttccactttaattaaataataattgggTCAGACACCATAAGAATCACTTAACCCCACCCACTGGAGTATAAACTCACCCAGGGTGTGGGAAGAGTCTGGTTAAAGTCTCACTTTGTCTCCTGAGAGGGGATTTGAACAGCCATCTGCCTGCCATGCAAGTAACTGCCCTAACAGGTAGGCTATGAGGTATCCTGCTGTGAGCGTTGCTCAGTTAGATGTTAATTAGGCCAAAGCAAAGATGGGCTGTAAGGCGCCCTTGGTAGTGTAGTGGTTATGCTGCCACACTGTGCTGGTGGAGAGCAGGGCTCAAGTCCTGAGCCAGGAATGAGCCTCAGGGAGTTCAAGTCCTTTTTCttgaagccattccactttaaatattaattgggccaaagCAAGACAAAGCAGCAAAGAGCCCTCTGTGGTGCAGGCGTAGGGTAGGTGCCTAGAATgcaggagaccctggttcaagtcTTGCCTCTGCCTGGGGAGCTTTGCCACCtaaagttctatttttaaattaaaattgatcTGCACAAAACTCAAACCACTCCTTCATCCCCAGTTGCTAGGTTACTCGCCCAGGGGCCAGGAGACCTTAGACCACATCCCTTGCTCTGTGAAGGGATTTGGACGAGGGCCTCCTGTTGCCCTGGCAGCTTCAGGGGGGGATgtccctttccttctccaggaCAAGGGGATTCAAACCGGGAGCTCTCCCTCACTGAGATGTGCCCTGGAAGGCTGGGAATCCCCCTACAAATCCCATCTTCAAATCCTGGTTCTGCCTGTTGAACCAGAATCCCCCACCTCCTAGGTGATATCCAACCACTGGACTAGGGAGTGATTCTAACTCCTGGCCTGGCCCAAACACTACTTAAGTAAAggggaacagctccaacaggcaAGTATGAGGCCACCCCCACCCAGTATAGCCTACACTCCAAtgagcaggcagagggggaattgaATCAGACTCTCCTACAGCCTGGGGGAAGAACTCAAACCACTGGGTTATACAGCAGTCCTGATGCTAGCTGTGGCCCATTTactatgtaatttttttaaagtgtaccaGCTTCAGTAAGAGCAGAAGAGAAACGCACACCAGACCCTCCCTTAGTTCTGCAATGAGGGAACTCACCTGAGAGCCAGCAGAAATGTCTGAACAGTTTTTCCCTTGGGTAACAAAGTGTCCTTGAGATGGTGAAGTGATTGGGTGCTGTTCATTAAGTCTGTGCTTCCACTCGGTTTTCTCTCTGCCTTCTCCACATCTTCAAGTCCTTCAGTGCATGTTCAAACTTTCTCTAAGCTAAGTCTCTTCTCATATACTTCCTCATTCCAGGCGACACCAGGACTCCTGCAGGTATGTTTGTTGTACTAGCAGTTCTTAAATTGTCTGGTACTTCTCCAAAGCAAACCTTTGAACCTTAAAGTTCACCCTATCTTGACTTAACCCAGTAGTGCCAAGACACTGTGATAGACAGGCCCCAGCTTGCTAGTCACCTTCACAAGGCTAGCTCCATTGACAGTATTGTTTCCTGATAAAACTTCTCTTGTAGGTGAACGGGTGGGACATGACAATGGTAACTCATGACCAAGCGAGGAAGAGACTGACAAAGAGGAATGAAGAAGTGGTACGGCTCCTGGTGACCAGACACTCCCTGCAGAAGGCTGTTCAGCAGTCCATGATGTCCTAATTATGCAatgggcttgggggtggggggcagagggagggatctATAGAGTGACACTCCCTTTTTCTAAGGAAGCAAATACTAGATCTGAGTTGTTTGCAAACACTAGTGCTGCCCAACAAGGTAAATATGCACCATTTTTACTCTAAACTGAGAATAGTAAATTCTAGCCACTCCAGAAGCAAGTTTCTCTTTCAGAAAGGCTTCCAGTAGCATATGCTGCATAAAACAGCACCTTACCATACTGTGTATGCAAAGTGTAACACTACGGCGGCAGGGGAAGTTAGCAGTTAAGAACATGCAAAACACTAAATACTTTTCTTAGGGAAGAAACTGTGGAAAAATGCAGTTAACTTAGTGGGAGATGATTCTCCTATAGTGCAAGAGTTCCCCATTGCTTAGCATTTAAAGCTCTGTTAGCTGCTTCTGCAAAGGAGTGAATGATtaacagtggggagaggaggtagTGTTTTTACTGTAAGTTTTCAAAATCTAATGTTAAGGGTTAGATTGTCCCTTGCTAGTTCAGGTTCAGGTTTTTAAGATGCTACATCTAAGTTTGTAGAAAGTCCAATAAGGACATCTCGATGCTACTCTTAGCATCAAGTGCTACCAAAAGTTAAGCAGAATATCTTGCAGTGTTTGAGGGATAGTCTGTCCTGAAGAGTTCACTGCAAGATTTTAGTCTGCTTCACCAAGCAGCTCATCATAAAAGGGACACAAGTTTGAACTAGCAGTTGGTGCAGAAACAGATTATAATGGAAGCTGTGTGGGATTTAGTAACAAATTCCAAGACTTTACAGTTGCAAAGTACCTCTATACAAGACAAAATTATGATTGCTTCATAAAGTACTTGGGAAACAATACCAGCTTTAACATGCCATAACTATTGCAACTCCAGggcttatgttttttttaaaaaaaaatgtaattgggaAAGAGATGGAAACCTTTGTCATTGCTGACCATACAGGAGACATTTACAAAGTTCCACTTCCTCATTCCACATTTAGCAGAGAGAATCTTCAAATAGAAGGGGCAGCTGGTCTGTTTTGTAGGGGGAGACTTATTTAAATCTTGTATTAAGTAGAAATGTGCAAACAAGCTTGCAAACATCTATTGTACCAAAATTCCTATCCCTGCACCTGTGGTAGGCAAATGTACACTACAGAAATCCTTCACAAAGGCCAAACTATGGATTTGTAGGAGCTTTTGCAGAAAAGATTCCTACAAATCCTTAAAGGGTTTCAGACTCTTCAGTGAACCACATTTACACTTTAAGGCATTATAAAGGCTAGCTTTAATTAGTTACTCAAAATTGCTTCATTGTCCAGAACTAGTTTTAATGACACTGTATATGACCTCTTTACTTCAACTGTCTTCAGgctagttaaaaaaaattttaactaGAACACTGAAGAGGTTGTAGACTAACTTATTACTGCAGTGCTATTTAGGTTCTGACTTCAATGAATTTTATAAACTTGATAAATGCATCTCAAAGAATGTTCCACTCTATCTCGACATACCAGCAGATGCCTCTTTTTATACTTTTTTACCTTCTTCAGTaatacaaaaaaatccaaaaggaaTTTTGGACATTTAAATTACAAATCCTGTGGTAGTAAATAGCTTTACAGATAGGCCTTATTTTTGTTTACTGTAGAAAAAAgtacactgctatttgtactgTGGTCTTGATTTTACACAATAAAATGAATTTAAGAAACTGTCTCTAGTAAGACATTTATGTAATTACACATTTATGTATTTACACCCTTTTTGTGCAAACTTCCTACCCCTCCAATTCTTCTGATTTAGAACAGGTTGAGTGCTGCCTGACAACATTTAGACAGCCACATTCTGCTGAAGTAAAGATATGCTAAACAGCTAATAGTAAAGTGACAGTCAGCAAATTCTGCACCCATTTACAACTTGGAGCATCTCTGAGGGAGAAGTACATTCTCTTCTGAAATTTTACTATCTTAAACTTTTTGGTGAAGAACAAGTTAATTTTTCCTCTGGCAGGAGGGTCACAGGACTAAGTAATCAGACCTTGAACACTAGTGATTCTAAATCGTGTGTTTAAGAGTCCCTTTTagtataaggtttcagagtaacagctgtgttagtctgtatctgcaaaaagaaaaggaggacttgtggcaccttagagactaaccaatttatttgagcataagctttcatgagctacagctcacttcattggctgcatgctgtggaaatcgcacaagacattttatacacagacaccatgaaacaatgcctcttcccaccccactctcctgctggtaatagtttatctaaagtgatcatcaagttgggccatttccagcacaaatccaggttttctcaccctccgcgggGATGAAATGAGCtattgccaacaggagagtgagtttgtgggggggggtgagaaaacctggatttgtgctggaaatggcccaccttgattatcatgcacattgtagggggagtggtcactttggatgagctattaccaccaggagagtgagtttgtgtgagtatgggggtgggggagtgagaaaacctggatttgtgctggaaatggcccactttgattttcatgcacattgtagggggagtggtcactttggataggctattaccagcaggagagtgagtttgtgtgtgtggtttttggagggggatgagggggtgagagaacatggatttctgcaggaaatggcccaccttgattatcatatgcattgtgaagacagtggtcactttggatgggctattaccagcaagagagtgagtttgtttgtgggagggcggagggtgagaaaacctggatttgtgctggaaatggcccaacttgatgatcactttagataagctattaccagcaggagagtggggtgggaggaggcattgtttcatggtgtctgtgtataaaatgtcttgtgtgatttccacagcatgcatctgatgaagtgagctgtagctcacgaaagctcatgctcaaataaattggttagtctttaaggtgccacaagtcctccttttctttttagtataagCTATTCCTTACTCCTGTCAAAGATGACAGCATAGTGCCAAGTTGTACAGTTTAAAGTGCAAGAATGTTCAGCCCTGTTTAGAGATTAAATATCTTACATCCTTTGCACAGATACTACAGAGAAAGCAACTCAGAGCACCGGAGCAAGTTTTATTCCCAATTCACCACCTTCCTGCATTACCTTATGTTAAGGTCTTGTTACTTACTTAAAGACCTTATTTACCCCAAGCCACCTATATAAAATGGATGTCTACCTTGCAGAGGGAATCTTGAGGCTTTGAAATCTTTACCTGGAAGGTGCCATGTAAGTGCTTATCAGCTACTGCCTAGATTACTCAGAAAAAGGGAGGAAACAAAAACTAATACAAGTTTTAATCATTAAGCTATTGAACAACAAGATCAGACTTAACATAAAATTGTTCCCTTGCATTAACAGCACAGACTAGGCACTTCAATGGAACCAAATGTGAACAACTCTACAACTTAGTGCAGTAAATATTCAGAAGTTTGGCACTAGATTTAGTACCTTTACTGAAAGTGCTCGGTGGTATACAGTAGCAGAGAtcacaagttttttttatttaatgtttaggTACAGCTTTTGACACGGTCATATGAACGTGCTGTGAGATTAAGTCTGATGAAGGCTGGTCTGGTCTTCATGCTTTTTGGTTAGTGACTTCATTAACTCATTGTACCTACTTGTAACAGTAAGTATCTGTTGTTACCAAGCAGTCTTTTCTTGAGCCGCCGCCTTCCACTTACAACTTGGTTTGGGAGAAGATgaagtcagcagcagcagagttagATTTTACTGTCCAGTccacaaaaaaaacctgtttcttGGTCACTACTTTATAAAAGGTACCTGGTTCGGTTTTTCACCCTCCAATTGTGTTCAGTTGAAGGAAGCCCAGCTCTTTCCTTGCCCCCACACAGAATGCCGTATTGGTCAAAGATAGCCACTATTACTAGGGCAGCTCAAGACAGGCTGGCTTGGAATTAGCTTCTAGGGTTGCAAATCTTTTCCAGCTGCAAGGGGTAGGCTAATGGAATATCCATTAAGGCATTTGCCATTAAGCAAAAAAATAAGTTCATGGCAGTCCTATACTGTAGAGGAATTATAAACAACAGCATGACTCTCGCACTACTCACGTGGATACCTGGTGAGTAGTCTGGCAATCCCTCAGCCAGTATAGAGGTAAAGCCAATAAATCCATACTGTTGTCTATTCAGGGTGGGGTCTTAGTTCAAAAACTCATAGCCCGATGTTCTATATAGACAGTAATGCTGGATGATAAAGACTACATCAAAGGTGATGGAGAAGAGGCCCAGTCCAAACTTAGTTGGATCTCCAAAGATTAATTTCCATTCATCTGTCAAAAATTAAGGTAGTTTGAAAATCTGCATTGTCACCCACATTAACTGATTTAATACTTAAACTGGTCTTGGCCTCCCTTGACTTTTAAGGATAATGGCTATCCCATAGTTATGGGTCTATGAGATAAATTGTTCAAGTTTGTCATTACTGTAGGTTActaaaatggtttatttttaacaGCACAGGTGTTATTCATCAACTTTAGTTTGATTTCATGACATTGTACGGTTAATGCAATAAGGTATTCTGTGCTGCTGTATAGTTACACAGAACTGTCTAAATAGCTTACATTAGAAGACAACCAAACACTTATTCTTTACCACATTTTTATAGCACTGATGGCTGCATGTATTGCCATGCAGGACACCTAGGTTTGGGAACAACCTTAAGTGGGTCTGGACTGGAAGAAAGTGCTTTGTGGCAGGTTTTTCTTTAATTGAAAATGTAGGCCCTAAAAGACACTTCAATTCCATGCTTACCGTTGTTGTAAGACTGCAAAAACATCTGAAGGAGGCTGAAACTTCCACCAGTAAAATCTAGTAACACATTTCCAATGCTCCACCCTTCAGTACTCTTCCGCCGAAAATTCATGTATGCCTACAAGGGAGTCAGATCAAAGTGAATTTAAATATGCTGCATCCTTTGATCTTTACCTATAAAAGGCAAATATTTTTGCAGATCGAGCAGTCAAACAAGCCAAAACTTTTTATTCTACCCCAGCAATAGAGAATTCTCCACTTATTTTGACCTCAGATAAGTAGATTGAGCTCTCAATGCCTCAGTTAACCCCAGCTGTAAGAGAAAGCCTCGCTGGTTTAACAAACTACAGTTTTCAGACATTGCAAGTTACTTGCATGCTTAATCAGCACAAGAGCCATCAATCAAGTGATCGGTTTTCTCACAATTCTAACATAGCATAGTCAGCATTCTAGAATCATATGCACTACATATTAAAGAACCTACAGTGCTCTTCCAGGTAGCCTCCTATATTAGGATGTGGCCTCTTGCTATCTGCCTGAGTTAGGAGACATTAGTGCCAATTTTTAcctgtggaaaatattttatcaGTGAGATTCCCAGTTTaatgtaagaaaagaaaaataagaactgTAGCCATGTGATTTCTCCAGCTGCAGCCACGAACAGTGTGGTAAATGTGAAGATCCATGCAATCACAAGTAGCCCAATAGCAACTCTGGACACTCTTTGACTAGCTCGCTGaaaaacaagacattttatacatttAGAATTCATTAtacccagctccctcccaccccagttaCCAGAGGATGCACAATGCTAAGCATAAACATACAACCAAAGCCCATTGTGGAACTGGCTAGATTGACCCCTCCTCCTCAAGGATCCCCACATTGTTTTAGTATCATAATAGCTTGTTATAGGTTTAGGGTAAAACAGTGCAATTCCCGAGTCCCAATTCCCATGGAAATCTTGTTCAGAATGTTAGCATCCAGGAGGAAGGGGTCAAAGTCTTTCTGCAATGTTTTTGTGGGACTTGTTTTATTACTCAGTTCTAAATTAAGACTATTTGTGAGGCTTTATGCTCATAATAGCATATGTGAGATGGGCACAGAGAAGCTTCCAAAGTCATGCTTGCCACATACCCTGACCTTTCTTGAAGGCATCCCATTCTGGTAGAGGGAGCAAGGagcgcacatacacacacccctctttcACAACTTGGTAATCCTGAAGAAGTAAGAATATTTTTCCACCTAGCATGTTTACTGCCTGTAAGTGATCATCCACACACATTTTGTAATTGGGAAGGCAGTGAACTGAGCACAGAAGTGGAACCCCAGAACaactcccacattccaaaccagattctgccactccgCATGGCTTTGTAAGAGTAATACAAATTGTGCCCATATTTTCCGCTGTAATGGCAGTTGCATTCTCCTATCTGAGAAGGATGTTGAGAATTAATGTTTGTAGAGTGCTGTGAAAATGAAGAACCCTATAATTGCTAGATATAATTGCCTCAAAGTTTAAACATAATCAATGGTTTTGGCTTCATTTGGACTATAAGAATATCCTAGGTAAACCCACCTCATATATACAGCACTGAAATATTGTAAAGAGAGTTAAAGCTACTGCATGGAGACTGAAGAAAACATCATTGCTGTCCACAGGGTTCACTCCGTTGGGATACTGGCGTAGGAACTGCTCCTGTGTATTAAAAACCCAAGCAAGTCAGCTACTGTAACTCTGTTCTACAagtaatgaaatatttcattgaaaGAACAAGTGCACTTACCTTGATATAGGCAATCCAGAAAAGTCCTACATTAAATACACTGTATGCTATGAAACCAGTGAGGTTGAACGCTATGTAGTCAAAGCTTAATCCAACAacactaagaaagaaagaaagagacaccACTTTACATGTAAAGATTCATCTGCGGAGCAGTATGGTCAGTGCCATAGAGGGACAGACTTTCTGGCACTAGAAGGTTCCGATTTAAGTGTTTTTTACAATTACTGTCCCAAGCAGAAAGTGTGGCCATACCACTTTATAAAAGAAGTAATTTGTTCGCAGTTAGGGTTGCCCCTCACACATACTATATATTTTGATAGCGTTTACAATAAAGTTTACTTTCAAAATTCATATTCCTGTGTTATCTGCCTCAACTCCATACAACTGCAATGAATCAGATAGCATTTTAAATTAGATCCACAACCAGAAGCATTACATCAGAAGGAGTCCATTCCTGCTGCCCACTGTTCTGTCCTCACATTCCAGGTAAGAATTTAAAACTTTTATAGACAATCATTTGCTCATTCACTAAGAGCCTCAAGTCAGAGGCAAGATAACCTGTCATTGTTAAAGGCATGCATTCTAAATGAATTGGTTAGAAATACAGTGTCTTCTACAACCATGGAGGAAAAAGAAATCTTGTCAACCATCCATATTACGTCATGGTTTAGCATTAGGTTGCTGGAGGACACACTTAAAGTTCCATTCTCCCTCCAATTCATGTGCTATTGAAAGTTCATCAGGGCTCAAATTCACATGTAGTCACTTGCACTACAGTGTGTGCGCAGTGATGCTGTGTGCCCTCCCTccaagccagaaggaaccacccaCTCTGCCCAGGTGGGCAGAGCCAGATCCACCTTGTCCTTCCCACCAGAAGTGGATAGATgagacaggaagtataaaaggtggAGCTCCAGCTCAGTTAGGTCTGACACAGCGAGGGAGATAGATGCATCCTGCTCGTGAAGGAACCTGTGTCTGCAGGGGAGCTGCCAGAACTGCTGCTGGCCACCTATCCTGGGGAGACAGAGGACACCCCTTCGATCTAGGTACACCTGGAGGGGAGGAAGTTGCCCAGGACAGCTGACTCTAGTCTGCTGTAGTGCTGCCTGAAACATGGTCAGCGTGTTGCAGCTAGATTCCCCACTGACAGACCACTCCAAGATTGTTAGAATCAGATCCAGtaatgggtgggcctgggtctccctacCATCCCACCCCAAAGTAGGCCAGGTGGTAGGTGTTAGCCTACTGTCGTCCAGAGCTAGGACAACAGGTTAGCCCTGCCCTTGCCTGAGCCCATAGACTCTTTGGGGTTCTTCCCTGTAAGACCAGTCAGGACACTAACGCCTGGTTTGCTAATTCCCCCTGATAGTAGGCAGTGATACTGATGATGTAGTGAGGCCTCCCTCTGACCCAGAAGGGGAGGGACATCACCACTGCAGTGTGTATTTTAAACACACTCCCATCTTTCCAGTAACTTATTCACATGGCAACTGAAATTGAGGTGATTGAGATTAGGGGTAAATTTTGCAAAAGCATTTGGGTGACTTGAAAATAGGTCTTTGGTTCTTAAGTCAATTAGGCATTTAGAAAATTACTCTAGGTGTCTAACATGCAAAAAAactgcactccctgccctggagTAGACTGTATGTTTTACATATTTGAACAGTGCCTAGTAGAATGAGGCTGCAGTCTCCAGCTGCCAcagtatacatacatacatgcacacCATGAATAAGGCTAAGTTTTAGTCACAAGTatttagtaaaagtaatggacaggtcacaggacggaaacaaaaattcaaggcccatgacctgtccatgactatTACTAAAGATACTGTGACTAAGacgtgggggcagcgtgcggccCGGGTCCCCAGTGGGGGCTGGCTCCCTTCCTGGCTCTGTGCTCTCTCCTGCCCCCGTAGCAGCAgcgtttgtgtgtgggaggggtcaggggcacgagatggggtgaggcgggctctgggcagcacccaCCTGGGAGCCTCACCAGAAGCAGCGATATctcccttgctcagctgctaggcagaggcatggacaggcagctctgtgcactgcctcgggcaccgcctctgcagctcccattggctcgcagcgctgcctggccacgccttcgactagcagctgagcgaggaggatgttgccacttctgggagcccccaaggtaagtgccgtgcagagcctgcctcaccctgTCCCATGCCCCtgtccccttccacacccaaactgctgctatGGGGGCGGAGGCCTGAGACTGCCCTAGCAGTGGCCAGTATGCCTGacacaggggctgcctgagctgcctcTGAGCCAGGCGCactagctgctgcagaagtcactgaAGTCATGGAATACCTTAATCATGAATAACCATTCATTGGAACAGGTGAGAAGTTGTGGAGCTAAGCAGAATTGTGACTAGGGGAAATTACCCTCCTACACATACAATAGACATGATCTAATTTCCATCGAGATGAGTCTGTTCAGGGAGGCATACATACTAGTGAGCGCATTTTTCTTTGAACCCTATTACTCAATTTTTTTAGCTACAAAGTTGCCAGTATGTTCATGAGGCTACATGGGCTCCCTCTGATGGTGAATTTAAGatctgaa from Chelonia mydas isolate rCheMyd1 chromosome 17, rCheMyd1.pri.v2, whole genome shotgun sequence carries:
- the CTNS gene encoding cystinosin isoform X2, with the protein product MMVKRWPLLSVLCFSLSLLKLCDGAIMLSVPEVVSVEKGSLTNITVTLSAPLNETLVITFNITYSSKNGTIVELPDQVILPAGLNSSFQVKAKDVGQVTVYLHASNANETGPRIRFQVIHSNIVRIIDQVTGWIYFFAWSISFYPQVFENWRRKSVVGLSFDYIAFNLTGFIAYSVFNVGLFWIAYIKEQFLRQYPNGVNPVDSNDVFFSLHAVALTLFTIFQCCIYERASQRVSRVAIGLLVIAWIFTFTTLFVAAAGEITWLQFLFFFSYIKLGISLIKYFPQAYMNFRRKSTEGWSIGNVLLDFTGGSFSLLQMFLQSYNNDEWKLIFGDPTKFGLGLFSITFDVVFIIQHYCLYRTSGYEFLN
- the CTNS gene encoding cystinosin isoform X1 encodes the protein MRGRSRQSVSRTERPGGSGGLKNSMMVKRWPLLSVLCFSLSLLKLCDGAIMLSVPEVVSVEKGSLTNITVTLSAPLNETLVITFNITYSSKNGTIVELPDQVILPAGLNSSFQVKAKDVGQVTVYLHASNANETGPRIRFQVIHSNIVRIIDQVTGWIYFFAWSISFYPQVFENWRRKSVVGLSFDYIAFNLTGFIAYSVFNVGLFWIAYIKEQFLRQYPNGVNPVDSNDVFFSLHAVALTLFTIFQCCIYERASQRVSRVAIGLLVIAWIFTFTTLFVAAAGEITWLQFLFFFSYIKLGISLIKYFPQAYMNFRRKSTEGWSIGNVLLDFTGGSFSLLQMFLQSYNNDEWKLIFGDPTKFGLGLFSITFDVVFIIQHYCLYRTSGYEFLN
- the CTNS gene encoding cystinosin isoform X3 → MGGLKNSMMVKRWPLLSVLCFSLSLLKLCDGAIMLSVPEVVSVEKGSLTNITVTLSAPLNETLVITFNITYSSKNGTIVELPDQVILPAGLNSSFQVKAKDVGQVTVYLHASNANETGPRIRFQVIHSNIVRIIDQVTGWIYFFAWSISFYPQVFENWRRKSVVGLSFDYIAFNLTGFIAYSVFNVGLFWIAYIKEQFLRQYPNGVNPVDSNDVFFSLHAVALTLFTIFQCCIYERASQRVSRVAIGLLVIAWIFTFTTLFVAAAGEITWLQFLFFFSYIKLGISLIKYFPQAYMNFRRKSTEGWSIGNVLLDFTGGSFSLLQMFLQSYNNDEWKLIFGDPTKFGLGLFSITFDVVFIIQHYCLYRTSGYEFLN